The Agelaius phoeniceus isolate bAgePho1 chromosome 26, bAgePho1.hap1, whole genome shotgun sequence genome has a window encoding:
- the LOC129130829 gene encoding keratin, type I cytoskeletal 19-like isoform X2 — MSCSIKRTSSTSYRSGGGGGGACGGSSGRSSSVSCRRYASSVIGGGSYGGGLSMGSMAGGFGGGFGGGFGGGFGGGSAGICGPGGDLLLGGNEKVTMQNLNDRLASYLDKVRMLEEENAQLEHHIREWYRKQAPSVSKDYSSYYQTIEQLQNQIISATVDNNRMILDIDNSKMTADDFRMKYENELVIRQTVEADINGLRNILDGLTSTRSSLESELESLRDELTALKRNHEEEMRQLQSQTGGDVSVEVNAAPGQDLTKILNDLRDEYEQIIARNRKEVEQWYEVKIQEVNQQVTSSSQDIQTSSHQLSELRREMQNLEIELQAQLSTKSSLENSLAETESRYGRMLQQIQAQVCSVEEELGSIRCEIEGQSQEYKMLLGIKMRLEQEIQQYRSLLQEGQQDLVSCQGALQGGGQSRVC; from the exons ATGAGCTGCAGCATCAAGAGAACGTCCAGCACCTCGTACAGGAgcggaggaggaggcggcggtGCCTGCGGGGGCAGCAGCGGCCGCAGCTCCTCCGTGTCCTGCCGGCGCTACGCCTCCTCCGTCATCGGCGGGGGCAGCTACGGCGGCGGCCTCAGCATGGGCAGCATGGCCGGGGGCTTCGGCGGGGGCTTCGGCGGGGGCTTCGGCGGGGGCTTCGGCGGGGGCTCTGCGGGGATCTGCGGCCCCGGGGGGGACCTGCTGCTCGGCGGCAATGAGAAGGTCACCATGCAGAACCTCAACGACCGCCTGGCCTCTTACCTGGACAAGGTGCGCATGCTGGAGGAAGAGAACGCTCAGCTTGAGCACCACATCCGCGAGTGGTACAGGAAACAAGCTCCCAGCGTTTCCAAGGACTACAGCTCCTACTACCAGACCATCGAACAACTCCAGAATCAG ATTATTTCTGCCACTGTGGACAACAACAGGATGATTCTGGACATTGACAACAGCAAGATGACTGCTGATGACTTCAGAATGAA GTATGAGAATGAGCTGGTCATCCGTCAGACCGTGGAGGCTGACATCAATGGCCTGAGAAACATCCTGGATGGTCTCACTAGCACTCGGTCTTCCCTGGAATCTGAGTTGGAGTCCTTGAGGGATGAGCTGACTGCTCTCAAGAGAAACCATGAGGAG GAAATGAGGCAGCTCCAGTCCCAAACTGGTGGCGACGTGAGCGTGGAGGTCAATGCTGCCCCTGGACAAGACTTGACAAAGATCCTGAATGACCTGAGAGATGAATATGAGCAGATCATTGCAAGGAACCGCAAGGAAGTGGAGCAGTGGTATGAAGTCAAG ATCCAAGAAGTCAATCAGCAGGTCACTTCCAGCAGCCAGGACATCCAGaccagcagccaccagctgAGCGAGCTGAGGCGCGAGATGCAGAACCTGGAGATcgagctgcaggcacagctcagcacg AAAAGCTCTCTGGAAAACTCCCTGGCAGAAACCGAGTCTCGCTACGGCCGCATGCTCCAACAAATCCAGGCGCAGGTCTGCTCcgtggaggaggagctgggcagcatCCGCTGTGAGATCGAGGGTCAGAGCCAGGAGTACAAGATGCTCCTGGGCATCAAGATGCGCCTGGAGCAGGAGATCCAGCAGTACCGGtcgctgctgcaggaggggcagcaggatCTTGT ATCATGTCAAGGAGCTCTCCAAGGAGGAG GACAGTCAAGAGTGTGTTAA
- the LOC129130829 gene encoding keratin, type I cytoskeletal 19-like isoform X1 translates to MSCSIKRTSSTSYRSGGGGGGACGGSSGRSSSVSCRRYASSVIGGGSYGGGLSMGSMAGGFGGGFGGGFGGGFGGGSAGICGPGGDLLLGGNEKVTMQNLNDRLASYLDKVRMLEEENAQLEHHIREWYRKQAPSVSKDYSSYYQTIEQLQNQIISATVDNNRMILDIDNSKMTADDFRMKYENELVIRQTVEADINGLRNILDGLTSTRSSLESELESLRDELTALKRNHEEEMRQLQSQTGGDVSVEVNAAPGQDLTKILNDLRDEYEQIIARNRKEVEQWYEVKIQEVNQQVTSSSQDIQTSSHQLSELRREMQNLEIELQAQLSTKSSLENSLAETESRYGRMLQQIQAQVCSVEEELGSIRCEIEGQSQEYKMLLGIKMRLEQEIQQYRSLLQEGQQDLVSCQGALQGGGMSSHSSSSYCHGQSSDKAGQSRVC, encoded by the exons ATGAGCTGCAGCATCAAGAGAACGTCCAGCACCTCGTACAGGAgcggaggaggaggcggcggtGCCTGCGGGGGCAGCAGCGGCCGCAGCTCCTCCGTGTCCTGCCGGCGCTACGCCTCCTCCGTCATCGGCGGGGGCAGCTACGGCGGCGGCCTCAGCATGGGCAGCATGGCCGGGGGCTTCGGCGGGGGCTTCGGCGGGGGCTTCGGCGGGGGCTTCGGCGGGGGCTCTGCGGGGATCTGCGGCCCCGGGGGGGACCTGCTGCTCGGCGGCAATGAGAAGGTCACCATGCAGAACCTCAACGACCGCCTGGCCTCTTACCTGGACAAGGTGCGCATGCTGGAGGAAGAGAACGCTCAGCTTGAGCACCACATCCGCGAGTGGTACAGGAAACAAGCTCCCAGCGTTTCCAAGGACTACAGCTCCTACTACCAGACCATCGAACAACTCCAGAATCAG ATTATTTCTGCCACTGTGGACAACAACAGGATGATTCTGGACATTGACAACAGCAAGATGACTGCTGATGACTTCAGAATGAA GTATGAGAATGAGCTGGTCATCCGTCAGACCGTGGAGGCTGACATCAATGGCCTGAGAAACATCCTGGATGGTCTCACTAGCACTCGGTCTTCCCTGGAATCTGAGTTGGAGTCCTTGAGGGATGAGCTGACTGCTCTCAAGAGAAACCATGAGGAG GAAATGAGGCAGCTCCAGTCCCAAACTGGTGGCGACGTGAGCGTGGAGGTCAATGCTGCCCCTGGACAAGACTTGACAAAGATCCTGAATGACCTGAGAGATGAATATGAGCAGATCATTGCAAGGAACCGCAAGGAAGTGGAGCAGTGGTATGAAGTCAAG ATCCAAGAAGTCAATCAGCAGGTCACTTCCAGCAGCCAGGACATCCAGaccagcagccaccagctgAGCGAGCTGAGGCGCGAGATGCAGAACCTGGAGATcgagctgcaggcacagctcagcacg AAAAGCTCTCTGGAAAACTCCCTGGCAGAAACCGAGTCTCGCTACGGCCGCATGCTCCAACAAATCCAGGCGCAGGTCTGCTCcgtggaggaggagctgggcagcatCCGCTGTGAGATCGAGGGTCAGAGCCAGGAGTACAAGATGCTCCTGGGCATCAAGATGCGCCTGGAGCAGGAGATCCAGCAGTACCGGtcgctgctgcaggaggggcagcaggatCTTGT ATCATGTCAAGGAGCTCTCCAAGGAGGAGGTATGTCCTCCCACTCTTCTAGTTCCTACTGTCATGGTCAATCTAGTGACAAGGCAG GACAGTCAAGAGTGTGTTAA
- the LOC129130964 gene encoding keratin, type I cytoskeletal 19 produces the protein MASYSFRQTSSSVVGGPGASSLRFGGSFRAPSIHGGSGGRGVSVSSARFVSSGLGSGLGGGYGGGSFSSSFSYGGDGLLSGNEKATMQSLNDRLASYLEKVRALEEANSDLETKIRNWYQKQGPSPARDYSPYFKTIEDLRDKILDATIDNARIVLQIDNARLAADDFKTKFETEQGLRMGVEADINGLRRVLDELTLSRADLELQIEGLKEELAYLKKNHEEELSALRGQVAGQVSVELDSAPGIDLSKILADMRDQYEQMAEKNRKDAEAWFHSKTEELNREVAVNTEQLQSSKSEVTDLRRTLQGLEIELQSQLSMKAALEGTLADTEARYGAQLAQIQGLVGSIEAQLAELRADMERQNTEYKILMDIKTRLEQEIATYRQLLEGQESQMFGSLSGTADKRDKH, from the exons ATGGCCAGTTACAGCTTCAGGCAAACCAGCTCCTCCGTGGTGGGGGGACCCGGCGCCTCCTCCCTCCGCTTCGGTGGCAGCTTCAGGGCCCCCAGCATCCACGGGGGATCTGGTGGCAGAGGTGTGTCCGTGTCCTCGGCCAGGTTTGTCTCCTCCGGCCTGGGAAGCGGCCTGGGGGGTGGCTATGGCGgaggcagcttcagcagcagctttaGCTATGGGGGTGATGGGCTCCTGTCGGGAAATGAAAAGGCGACCATGCAAAGCCTGAACGATCGCCTGGCCTCCTACCTGGAGAAAGTGCGAGCGCTCGAGGAGGCAAACTCTGACCTCGAAACCAAAATCCGAAACTGGTACCAAAAACAAGGACCAAGCCCAGCTCGGGACTACAGTCCTTATTTCAAGACTATTGAGGACCTCCGAGACAAG ATCCTTGATGCCACCATTGATAACGCCAGGATTGTGCTGCAGATTGACAatgccaggctggctgctgaTGACTTCAAAACTAA GTTTGAGACTGAGCAAGGTCTGCGCATGGGTGTGGAGGCCGACATCAACGGCCTGCGCCGGGTCCTGGATGAGCTGACCCTGTCCAGAGCCGACCTGGAGCTGCAGATTGAGGGATTAAAGGAGGAACTGGCCTACCTAAAGAAAAACCACGAGGAG GAGCTGAGTGCCCTGAGAGGACAAGTAGCCGGTCAAGTCAGCGTTGAGCTGGACTCTGCTCCAGGCATTGACCTGTCCAAGATCCTGGCAGATATGAGGGACCAGTATGAACAGATGGCTGAGAAGAACAGGAAGGATGCTGAGGCCTGGTTCCACAGCAAG ACTGAAGAGCTGAACCGTGAGGTCGCCGTTAACACCGAAcaactgcagagcagcaagtcTGAGGTCACTGACCTGAGACGcaccctgcaggggctggagatCGAGCTGCAGTCCCAGCTCAGCATG AAAGCGGCGCTGGAGGGCACCTTGGCCGACACAGAAGCGCGttatggggcacagctggcacagatCCAGGGGCTGGTTGGCAGCATCGAGGCACAGCTGGCTGAGCTCAGAGCTGACATGGAGCGCCAGAACACCGAGTACAAGATCCTCATGGATATCAAGACTCGGCTGGAGCAAGAGATCGCTACGTACCGACAGCTCCTGGAAGGCCAGGAGTCCCA GATGTTTGGCTCCCTTTCGGGAACTGCCG ACAAAAGAGACAAGCACTGA
- the LOC129130958 gene encoding keratin, type I cytoskeletal 19-like, translated as MATSYMSSSSTYGGGFGGAGGSSCRLSSVRAGGACRAPSIHGGSGGRGVSISSARYVSSSGGGYGFGGGYGGGFGGGAACGFGGGSGFGGGAGFGGGAGFGGGFDLGGGFGGGDGLLSGNEKITMQNLNDRLASYLDKVRALEEANSDLEVKIRDWYQKQAPTSPARDYSNYYKIIEDLRDKILAATIDNSRVILEIDNARLAADDFRLKYENELFLRQSVESDINGLRRVLDELTLSRADLEMQIETLKEELAYLKKNHEEEMKEYSNQLSGTVNVEMDAAPGIDLTRVLAEMREQYEALAEKNRKDAEAWFFTQTEELNREVATHTQQIQTSKSEITELRRNLQSLEIELQSQLSMKAGLEANLRDTEGRYCAQLAQIQALITSVEEQLSELRCDMERQNQEYKMLMDIKSRLEQEIATYRHLLEGQDAQLSGLNPKDAFGSGAGRRSGTDDDGKPISTRDRRYP; from the exons ATGGCCACTTCCTACATGAGCTCTTCCTCCACCTACGGGGGTGGCTTTGGTGGTGccgggggcagcagctgccgcCTGTCCTCGGTGCGTGCTGGGGGCGCCTGCCGGGCCCCGAGCATCCACGGCGGCTCCGGCGGCCGCGGCGTCTCCATCTCCTCAGCCAGGTACGTCTCCTCTTCAGGAGGAGGCTACGGCTTTGGGGGAGGCTATGGAGGAGGCTTTGGAGGGGGGGCAGCCTGTGGTTTTGGAGGGGGCTCCGGCTTTGGAGGGGGCGCTGGCTTTGGAGGCGGCGCTGGCTTTGGTGGAGGATTTGACCTTGGTGGTGGCTTTGGTGGCGGCGATGGCCTCCTGTCTGGCAATGAGAAGATAACCATGCAGAACCTGAATGACCGGCTGGCTTCGTACCTGGACAAAGTACGAGCCCTGGAAGAGGCCAATTCTGATTTAGAAGTGAAAATTCGAGACTGGTACCAGAAACAAGCTCCCACCAGCCCCGCCCGTGACTACAGCAACTATTACAAGATAATTGAAGATCTCCGAGACAAG ATCCTTGCTGCTACCATTGATAATTCCCGGGTCATTTTGGAGATTGACAATGCCAGACTGGCTGCTGATGACTTCAGACTGAA GTATGAGAACGAGCTGTTCCTGCGCCAGAGCGTGGAGTCCGACATCAACGGCCTGCGCCGGGTCCTGGACGAGCTGACCCTGTCCAGAGCTGACCTGGAGATGCAGATTGAGACACTGAAAGAGGAGCTGGCTTATCTGAAGAAGAACCATGAAGAG GAAATGAAAGAGTACTCGAACCAGCTGAGTGGAACAGTCAATGTGGAGATGGATGCAGCTCCTGGCATTGACCTGACCAGAGTTCTTGCTGAGATGAGGGAGCAGTATGAAGCTCTGGCTGAGAAGAACCGCAAGGATGCTGAGGCCTGGTTCTTCACTCAG actGAGGAGCTGAACCGTGAAGTTGCCACCCACACCCAGCAGATTCAGACCAGCAAGTCAGAGATCACTGAACTCCGCCGCaacctgcagagcctggagatCGAGCTCCAGTCGCAGCTCAGCATG AAAGCCGGGCTGGAGGCCAACCTGCGGGACACGGAAGGCCGATACTGCGCGCAGCTGGCTCAGATCCAGGCGCTCATCACCAGcgtggaggagcagctgagcgAGCTGCGCTGCGACATGGAGCGCCAGAACCAGGAGTACAAAATGCTCATGGACATCAAGAGTCGCCTGGAGCAGGAGATCGCCACGTACCGCCATCTGCTGGAGGGCCAGGACGCACA GTTGTCAGGACTGAACCCCAAGGATG CATTTGGGAGCGGTGCAGGACGTCGCTCTGGCACAGATGATGATGGAAAACCCATTTCTACCCGTGACAGGAGATACCCGTAA